One window of the Pyrus communis chromosome 17, drPyrComm1.1, whole genome shotgun sequence genome contains the following:
- the LOC137722675 gene encoding pentatricopeptide repeat-containing protein At1g08610 translates to MACTITQQSSAVDVGCLYGCAKHVSPGCGIGHLSISTVLRKYNREAHYSLQWRGDVSSKRNAGVSQRRSFQRSVCIDRVHEVPLDEWSFDSDEMGIEKKSGEETNNKKSHNAFVSNVEGRFVGNAEETNNDILRNLCTRGKLIHASRLVEVMARQNQVPYFPSCTNLIRGLIKIDRLDKAEKVLKIMIMSGGVPDIITYNMMVGGLCKSGQLGSAIDLVEDMSVSGCPPDVITYNTIIRCMFTFGNYDQAIAFWKDQLRKGCPPYIVTYTILIELVCRHCGTMQAVEVLGDMVAEGCYPDIVTFNSLINFTSRQNKLEDTALVIHSLLSLGLKPNTITYNTILHSLCSRGCWEEADEILTIMNETSEPPTVVTYNILINGLCKFGLVDRAVNFFTQMVSKNCYPDIITYNTLLGALCRAGMIDQALELLNLLSGTSRSPGLITYNTVIDGLAKTGCMEKAMGLYGQMVENGIIPDEITHRSLVGGFCRANLVEEAVLILKEMHKRGHPVRNMSYKFVIHGLCRKKRVDIAIQVLEIMISNRSMPDEAIYSTIIEGVAAAGMTKEANELHQKLIEWKVLSEEIMVN, encoded by the coding sequence ATGGCGTGTACGATTACCCAACAGAGTAGTGCAGTTGATGTTGGTTGTTTGTATGGGTGTGCAAAGCATGTTAGCCCCGGTTGTGGCATTGGCCATCTCTCAATATCAACAGTTTTAAGGAAGTATAATCGTGAAGCTCATTATTCTTTACAATGGAGAGGAGATGTTAGTTCCAAAAGAAATGCGGGTGTTTCACAGCGTAGGAGTTTTCAGCGAAGTGTTTGTATTGATAGAGTCCATGAAGTTCCCCTAGATGAATGGAGCTTTGATAGTGATGAGATGGGCATTGAGAAAAAATCTGGAGAGGAAACGAATAACAAGAAATCACATAATGCTTTTGTATCGAATGTCGAAGGGCGCTTTGTGGGAAATGCTGAGGAGACCAATAATGATATTCTTAGGAACCTTTGCACCCGTGGGAAGTTAATTCATGCATCGAGGTTGGTTGAGGTCATGGCACGTCAAAACCAAGTTCCGTACTTCCCTTCTTGCACAAACTTAATACGGGGCCTTATCAAAATAGATCGATTAGATAAAGCTGAAAAAGTTCTAAAGATCATGATCATGTCTGGTGGGGTTCCAGATATTATCACATATAACATGATGGTTGGAGGTCTATGTAAGAGTGGACAGTTAGGCTCTGCAATCGATCTCGTGGAAGACATGAGCGTGAGTGGTTGCCCTCCTGATGTGATTACTTACAATACTATAATTCGTTGCATGTTTACTTTTGGGAATTATGATCAGGCGATTGCGTTTTGGAAGGACCAACTGAGAAAGGGATGCCCTCCTTATATAGTCACCTACACAATTCTCATTGAGCTAGTCTGCAGACACTGTGGAACGATGCAGGCTGTGGAAGTTTTGGGTGATATGGTGGCAGAGGGATGTTATCCTGATATTGTTACCTTCAATTCTCTGATTAACTTCACTTCCAGACAGAATAAGCTTGAAGATACTGCTTTGGTTATACACAGTCTTCTATCTCTGGGGTTGAAGCCCAACACCATTACTTACAACACGATTCTCCATTCTCTTTGCAGCCGTGGGTGTTGGGAGGAAGCCGATGAAATCCTCACAATCATGAATGAAACTTCCGAACCCCCTACAGTTGTTACTTACAATATTTTGATCAATGGTTTGTGTAAATTTGGGCTTGTAGATCGTGCCGTCAACTTCTTTACTCAAATGGTTTCTAAGAATTGTTATCCCGACATCATTACATATAACACACTCTTGGGCGCTCTTTGTAGGGCGGGAATGATTGATCAGGCCCTCGAATTACTTAATCTTCTAAGTGGCACCAGTCGATCGCCTGGTTTGATAACTTACAATACTGTGATTGACGGATTGGCCAAGACAGGTTGTATGGAGAAAGCAATGGGATTGTATGGCCAAATGGTAGAAAATGGAATCATTCCTGATGAAATTACTCATCGTTCTTTGGTAGGTGGGTTTTGCCGGGCAAATCTAGTTGAGGAAGCTGTTCTGATACTGAAGGAGATGCATAAGAGAGGCCATCCGGTCCGTAATATgtcttacaaatttgtgatcCATGGATTATGTAGAAAGAAGAGAGTTGATATTGCAATACAAGTCCTAGAAATAATGATATCAAATCGAAGCATGCCAGACGAGGCAATTTATTCAACTATAATTGAAGGTGTAGCCGCTGCTGGTATGACAAAAGAGGCCAATGAGTTGCATCAAAAGCTGATCGAGTGGAAGGTTTTAAGTGAAGAGATCATGGTAAACTAG